In Anomalospiza imberbis isolate Cuckoo-Finch-1a 21T00152 chromosome 26, ASM3175350v1, whole genome shotgun sequence, the following proteins share a genomic window:
- the SHISA4 gene encoding protein shisa-4: protein MGCKKRGNKGCRGGCSGGGGQCQRRHSGPRIPARPCQCPEPAAPLLRVWAGGGRWLRREAAPGGRERGVDTEQQPSAAGLRRHCGPALAPHRHRTAPRDTGRGSGPAAPAPGGTRTGHGSGPGPGAAAQPPPLSRAALSGDTGSDPGMGPGGPGSGWPLAGTLLVAVAASMVAGGEDCLWYVDRNGSWHPGFDCEFFTFCCGTCHQRYCCRDPLRLLTERQQRHCLAFSPKTIAGIASAVVLFIAIVTTIVCCFMCSCCYLYQRRQHPRTPLQGPEIPLSSYPPAAPPAPFPVDPKAGPTPPQPGFTPMAMYPPPGPAAQYPMYPSGPPVYNPTAPPPYVPAQPSYPGA, encoded by the exons ATGGGGTGCAAGAAGAGGGGAAATAAGGGTTGCCGAGGGGGGTGCAGTGGTGGAGGGGGGCAATGCCAGAGAAGACACTCCGGTCCCCGCATCCCCGCTCGGCCCTGCCAGTGCCCGGAGCCGGCGGCGCCGCTCCTCAGGGTTTGGGCGGGCGGGGGCCGGTGGCTGCGGCGGGAGGCGGCGCCGGGGGGACGGGAGCGGGGGGTGGACACCGAGCAGCAACCGAGTGCCGCCGGGCTGCGGCGTCACTGCGGGCCTGCGCTGGCCCCGCACCGGCACCGGACGGCACCGCGAGATACCGGCAGAGGGAGCGGCCCCGCAGCACCGGCACCGGGCGGCACCAGGACCGGCCACGGGAGCGGCCCTGGTCCCGGTGCCGCCGCGCAGCCGCCGCCCTTGTCCCGGGCAGCTCTGAGCGGGGACACCGGCTCTGACCCCGGGATggggcccggcggccccgggagcggctGGCCCCTGGCTGGGACCCTGCTGGTGGCCGTGGCCGCCTCGATGG TGGCCGGGGGTGAAGACTGCCTGTGGTACGTGGACAGAAACGGGTCATGGCACCCTGGCTTCGACTGCGAGTTCTTCACCTTCTGCTGTGGCACGTGCCACCAGCGGTACTGCTGCCGAGACCCTCTGCGCCTGCTCACCGAGCGCCAGCAGCGCCACTGCCTTGCCTTCAG CCCCAAGACCATCGCGGGCATTGCCTCAGCTGTGGTGCTTTTCATCGCCATCGTCACCACCATCGTCTGCTGCTTCATGTGCTCCTGCTGCTACTTGTACCAGCGCCGGCAGCACCCCCGCACACCCCTGCAAG GCCCGGAAATTCCCCTGTCCAGCTAcccccctgcagctcccccagctccctttCCCGTGGACCCCAAAGCCGGCCCTACACCTCCCCAGCCTGGCTTCACCCCCATGGCCATGTaccccccgcccggccccgctgcccagTACCCCATGTACCCCTCCGGCCCCCCTGTCTACAATCC
- the INAVA gene encoding innate immunity activator protein: MSPLLPAGSRRGMGEASDMDRGIMLHSGPDSPVSPAKERVQVGQRQQQALEAQLDGCIQELRRLCLREAELTGTLPCEYPLKAGEKPPKVHRRIGAAFKLDEIAILRGVDPLERERALQLQIAEASRRLCHEENIGRQVRKRRQTAALREEQKLRDLEQVLNQRRLLAGQRDTSTAKEDTQPPGPATPRRSPSPKDPTKEEKEVSGLLMPPPIPWQETSLDRPCERAKNPSIDPKGGETQSSQCCLGSPIAAPASSLAPSSPDSAGSPVSRTGDPPYRFVPIRTLVLCRKAGSSAPSTPEPSGRQGQTQSLRVDPCWQPAEPRGRSTAPRRRPTYYTVTVPTSCILTPGPACRSGSDDSISDLSSISHATSPGSSPDMSFAVPLPLAEPGYYSRGALQLLPPAGPLTFLYEQDLAPLRYQRLVPSRSRIVRTPSLKDYAPAGARGLSKAAVTEELKSWHQRARLRGARPHSLDRQGAFQRPHGGTTRDVPIAHGILSLVQGPPVQVLRRTAAGVPVQVYMPENDEIVTQV, from the exons ATGTCCCCGCTGTTGCCTGCAGGCTCTCGGCGCGGCATGGGAGAAGCAAGTGACATGGACAGAGGGATCATGCTGCACTCGG GCCCTGAcagcccagtgtccccagcgaAGGAGCGGGTGCAGGTGGGAcagcggcagcagcaggcactggAGGCCCAGCTTGATGGCTGCATCCAGGAGCTGCGGCGGCTGTGCCTGCGTGAGGCG GAGCTGACAGGGACCCTGCCCTGTGAGTACCCCCTGAAAGCCGGCGAGAAGCCCCCCAAGGTCCATCGCAGGATCGGGGCTGCCTTCAAGCTGGATGAGATCGCCATTCTGCGTGGGGTG gaccctctggaACGGGAGCGGGCGCTGCAGCTGCAGATTGCTGAGGCCTCCCGCCGGCTCTGCCATGAGGAGAATATTGGCCGGCAGGTGCGGAAGAGGCGGCAGACAGCAGCACTCCGGGAGGAGCAGAAGCTGCGGGATCTGGAACAGGTCCTGAACCAGCGGCGGCTCCTGGCAGGGCAGCGGGACACCAGTACTGCCAAGG AGGACACACAGCCACCAGGACCTGCCACCCCTCGGAGGTCCCCATCTCCCAAGGACCCCAccaaggaggagaaggaggtgtcAGGGCTTCTGATGCCCCCCCCCATTCCCTGGCAGGAGACCAGCCTGGACAGACCCTGTGAGAGGGCCAAAAATCCCAGCATCGACCCTAAGGGTGGGGAAACCCAGAGCTCCCAATGCTGTCTTGGGTCCCCGATTGctgcccctgccagctccttggcccccagcagccctgacTCTGCAGGCTCCCCAGTGTCCAGGACAGGGGACCCTCCCTACCGGTTCGTCCCTATCCGGACCCTGGTGCTGTGCCGCAAGGCGGgttccagtgctcccagcaccccAGAGCCGTCAGGACGGCAGGGACAGACCCAATCTCTAAG GGTGGACCCATGCTGGCAACCAGCTGAGCCACGGGGCCGCAGCACCGCACCCCGCCGGCGCCCCACCTACTACACAGTCACTGTGCCCACCTCCTGCATCCTGACCCCTGGCCCTGCGTGCCGCTCTGGCTCCGATGACAGTATCTCCGACCTCTCCAGCATCTCCCACgccacctccccgggcagcagcccTGACATGTCCTTTGCAGTTCCACTGCCCCTTGCTGAGCCTGGTTACTACTCACGGGGTgccctccagctcctgccacctGCTGGCCCCCTGACTTTCCTGTATGAGCAGGATCTGGCCCCACTGCGGTACCAGCGCTTGGTGCCCTCACGTAGCCGCATTGTGCGCACACCTTCGCTGAAAGACTACGCACCTGCTGGGGCCCGGGGGCTCTCCAAGGCTGCCGTCACTGAGGAGCTCAAGTCATGGCACCAGCGCGCCCGGCTGAGGGGTGCCCGGCCCCACTCCCTCGACCGGCAAGGGGCTTTCCAGAGACCCCATGGTGGGACCACCAGGGATGTGCCCATTGCTCATGGAATCCTGTCACTGGTTCAG GGTCCCCCGGTGCAGGTGCTGCGACGCACGGCAGCCGGCGTGCCCGTGCAGGTCTACATGCCCGAGAATGACGAGATTGTCACCCAAGTGTGA